From the genome of Fusarium fujikuroi IMI 58289 draft genome, chromosome FFUJ_chr06:
AAGAACTCATTGTTTTCATCGCTATTATCGTAGTAGTCTTCTTTCTCAGTATCAGTCATCTTGGCAGAAGGTCATCCGATGCTCGTTAAACCTCGGCATGGTGAGTTTAGTCGTGCATTTTATGCTCATATTTGGCAGTCAGTTTCGTGGCTCGTAAATCTCCAAACTGTATTCGCGATACTAGCCGCATATGCTGACCGCTCGGCCAGGTCCAAACTCCAAAGACCTTTTGCTATAAACATCCTTACAAGGCTGCACAATCCGTGGCAGCTTAAATGGGCCCCGGTAGTGACGTGGCCCCTGCAGGGCGGAACCTAGAGGCCCTATCACAAGCACCAGAATAGACCCTGGAGACTAgggtgggggggggggggcatTTCAGAGTCCCTAGATTCTGCCTTGGTCAAAGCGTGACATACGAGGGTCGAATTATCTCCTTGCTTGGTGTAGTCTATGATGGTAGGAAGAGGCTTGAGCAGTTCTCAAGGTCTCTGAACAACAAGTAAGATATCCAAGATGTCCTCAGCCCGGAAAATGAGCACAGCAATCCAGTATTACAAACCCCACAATGCAGAGCCAGATCATGACCTTGTCGAAGCAGACACAGACGCAGCGTCCAAAGTTGGCGATGTGTCTAGCGAAGACAGTGGcagcgaggatgaagatggagatgaggagagtGAGAGAGTCTCAGTGAAGGACATGCTCACTCAAGTCCTCAGAGAAATTCGCGATGAAGAACTCGACCTCACCGACAGTCAGAAACTCGCTGCTTTCGTGACCCATCGGGGACCAAACCTCGCCCGCCAGACTAGAGACAGAGACCAGCCGACAGCTCTTCACATCATAGCCAAGGAAGACAAAAAGTTACTTCCTAACCTGGATGAAAAAATGGAGCCCCTCATCAAATTCCTCTGCCAACAGAAGAACTACCTCGAGATCAAAGACCGTTCGGGGTGCACATCACTGTTCCTTGCAATCGAGCAGCGAAAGAAATCACTAGTGCAGTGGATGTGCGAGGCTCATCCTGACATAAGCAgcatcatctccatcgtCGGAAGCAGGGGCATGAATTGTCTTCATATCGGCATTCACAAGAGgatcaagttccttgatctACTCATAGAGAAAGCGAAGCCTGAGGTTTTGGCAGCAAAAGATGACAATGGGAACACCCCGCTTCATCTTGCTGTTGACTATGAAAACTGCAAGAGAGAACAGCTACAGTatgtgaagatgatgctagACAAGGGCGATCGGGCGATATTCAACAGCACAAACGGCGACTTCAACAAGGCAAATCTCTCTCCTTATAGGTGTCATAAAGAAAGTGTCAGAAAGGGTAGAAAGAAActggcagaagaagcagagaagcCTGGTAAAGAAGCAGAATCTGTTCCAAATTGTGGCATGTCGTCATCTGTGCCATCTATCTTATCGCCTAACAGCTCCATGCGACATGAGATGCGGGATAGCGTACAAGTCGATCACCGAACCAAGTATGGAGGCAGTATTACCATCCAGCCGTCTGTGCCCATTGCCTCACCGGCTCCAAGTATTGTTCCAGATGCTGGAGAAAACagcaaaaagaagacaaCTGGTGAATCAGGTACaaacaagtccaagaagggcAAAAAGAGTGGCAGCAAATCAGATCCAGTGGATGAGACCATTGTGAAGGGAGTTGAACGGTTGCTCAAGCTGCACTATTTGAGATCACGGGATTGCACTGACGCAATGGAGATCCTGTATGGAAAGAATACACCCTCGGGTAAGTCTAAGATTTCCTCTGAATATTACTCATGGATTGAATTGTGTTTGACATGTCGTAGACAAGGAGCTTAGCTTTGACCTCTCTGGCATGATGCATCCAGATGAAACCCTCACTCAGAAGGGACTTACTAATCTTCTGCGCAACATCAATTTCGAGGACACTCTACAATACGTTTGGATCCCTAGAATCACGGTTGAGGAGCCACAGCAGAGTAAGTCGAGAACCTCCATGCGCAAACAAATCAAGCCCGTACCAGATGGGGCTGGGAGGTCGGACTTGGTGCATGTATTCAACCAGCTCCGCAACAAGGGCGTTGAGACGGTTCTACGCGTGTTTGTACAAGACTCTGATCCCAATTCCCCATCGCACAGTGATGAGGCCATTGAGAAGGCGCTCCAAGGCATGGGCGTTGAGGTTTGGGACTGGAACAAGACAGACTTGTGCACCGAAGTCATTGTCAATGTCGCTCCCAAGGCACGTGAGATTCATCTCTATTGGAGCGGCAATAATGCTGTCCTCAGAGGCTGGAGCGAGCCTGGCGGGTTAGCAAAGTTAACCGAACTGGGGCTTGTCAAACTTCATATCCAGCAAGTGAGTCTTGCCTAGTTGACATCATATGGCGGTATACTAACAGCAAAAGGGCCTTGAATCTTCCGTCCGAACTGAATACAATGTGAACGAGTTCCAGGACAGAATGAAGCTACTTTGTCCTAAAGTCGAAGTCGAATTAGAGTGGCCAAATGCGCACCGAAAACGAACTGATAAGACCCCAGCTCGCGCTGAAGAAGTCCCAGAGCATACTACCAAGCACGAGTGGATCCAGTGTATGACAGACTTCAGAAAGCTGGTCTTTGAAGCTGAGGCAAATTATCCCATGGCCCCTGGCACTAAGATCAGCGAGATGATCGAACCAATCCAGGTTGCCATtattgatgatggagttgacaTAAAGGATCTTGACTACGATTTTACTGGTGGTAGAAGCTTTTGCATACGTTCTGAGCATCGAGGTCTTCTCGATCCATATTACATGTCTCGAACTGGTCACGGAACTATCATGGCGAAGAATATCCATCTCATGTGTCCGCATGCATCTCTCTTCATATTGAGACTTGAGGATACTCCCTCAGAAGATGGGACCAAGCTCAATATCACCGCCAGAAGTGCTGCAAAGGTATGTCAACTGGAACATGATGGACAACAGTAACTAACACCACTAGGCCATCCGTGCAGCAATAGTCCAAGGAGTCCAAATCATTTCCATGTCTTGGACCATCGACCCACCAAAGGATGAcagagaaagacaagaccTCGAGAACGCCGTCATCGAGGCTGCCAACGCCAACATCCTCATGTTCTGCTCGGCGAGCGACAAGGGAGCCCACGACGTCCCAACATATCCCTCGAAAGCAGCAACAGGCAAGATCTTCACCATCGGCGCTGCAAACTCTTCAGGTGCAAGCGTAGACTACGTCGGTAATACCTCGGGTCTCAGCTACACTTTTCCCGGTGATAAAGTCGAAGTCGACAGCGGTCCAAGCAGAAAAACTCCCCCGGAGATCGTGGACGGGTCATCTGTCGCGACTGCATTAGCAGCTGGTCTCGCAGCCCTGATTCTCTACTGTATCCAGGTTAGAGTATTCCTTGCTAAGGATTCTGAGAAGCAGAGGGCTCGTGAAGCTTATAGGAAGGTGAAACAGCATGATTGGATGGTAAAGGCATTTGATACGATTGAGACTACAAAGGAGAGTAATCAcaagttcctcaaggtcTGGGAGGTATTTGGAAAATGTGTTGAGCAGAAAGAGCAGACGCCACCAGGAGAATGGCTCCAGTTGGTGGCTGATGTCGGAACGAGGTTGTGTGTTAGGATTTACTAAGTATATGATATTGACTGACAAGATCAGCATATTTTAGGCCGTAAAATATCTCAATGAGATCAATCTGCTCTGCCCTGTGATCCTAAGTGGGTACTAACGCTTAATTGTCCTGATTAGGCAGGTCTAAATGCTGCGGCTCTCATACTGATCCTCTCCCACCAGCCCATAACTGGACAAGTCAGGCAAGGTTTTCTTCATTGGGCTAGAAGACAAAGCTCGAAGGCATCAATTAAGGTCCTATGGGGTGTTCTCAGGTTCTCAATCCCATGAGTCTCGATTGTGTTGGCGGTGCAGCCAATCGCTGTAGTCAGAGGAGTTGCCAAGAATGGTTTAGCTTGGTCTCTTGCTGACATGTGCGCTGCGCGCCTTAGTAAAGACATCCAATGCCAGAATCGACCAGACTAGACATAAATGCGGCCGAGACCTGCAGATACTCCATCTTCAATTACTCTTCACCTCAGACCCTTCATCAGAGCTTACTTCGCACATTGAatatcttctcttcctcagagCCAACTGCCATCGCCATGCCAACCTTTCAAGAGatagcagcagcttcagtgCAGTCGCGAAGCCGCATTCGTCATCACGTCTACCAAACACCTCTCATCCCTGCCAAGAAGGTCGGCCGCGATCTCAAAGCCAATGTCCTGTTCAAAGCTGAGAACTTCCAGCTCACGGGATCTTTCAAAGTCCGAGGCGCCATGTCCAAACTTTCAGCAGCAGGGCAAGGTCGATTGATCACTGCTTCATCTGGCAACCACGGCATCGGCTGTGCTTTGGCATCGCAGACTCTATCCAAGGATCTCACTGTTGTCCTTCCCGAGATTGTCATTCCCGCCAAGCTCAATGCTATCAAGTCGTATGGCGTCGAAGTGATTCTGCATGGCGCTGAGGCTGGTCTCTCGGAGCAACACGCCCAGCAGCTTGCAGCATCGGGTGATTATACTTACGTATCGCCATATAACGACCCTGATATCATTGCTGGTCAGGGTACGATtggccttgaacttcttgagcAGTGTGACCATATCGAtaacatcttcatctccctGGGCGGCGGAGGTCTTATCAGTGGCATCGGATCCGTCCTCAAGGCAAACAATCCAAGCATCAAAGTCTTTGGTGTTTCAGCGGTCAACTCAAAAGCACTAGCTGAGTCGATGGCCGCAGGACACGTTGTCGAAACGGAACATCTTCCCACTTTGGCCGAGGCTGTTGCCGGTGGCATCGATGAGAACACCATAACACTTGGACTGGCAAAtgcagttgttgatgaacttATTGACTGTAGTGAGGACGATATCAAGGAAGCATTGAAGGAGCTTGCTTGGTCCGAGAGTATGATTGTTGAAGGTTCCGCAGCTTTGGCTCTTGCTGGCTTCAACAAGGTCGCATTAAAACTAGCCGGGCAAACAAGTGTTGTGCTCCTCTGCGGGTCGAATTACGATCAATCCGCAATCGCCAAGATAATCTCTTCGCCATAAACAAGCCAAAGGAATGAATTTTGATCTTTTATCGCAGCCTGTTGTTCTAGTTATCGTCTTGCGTTAATGTTCTCTTGAGACAATTGGATGGTCAGGACGACGATTACATGTTTGCATACGTAATTGTCCCCCCCTGGCGGTTCTCTCCTTGGTCCAGATCATCCTGGCCCAGTAcatcttaatataatctccTATCTAAAGTAAACCCctataataaattagactTATCTTAGTCATCTTcttatagctaatttaaattttCTTAAAGCCTTAACTGTAAGTGCAAATAGCCCTGTGTTATAGCATTTAAACGCGCAAGGCAGTAGGAGACCGTTTGATGACAGAGAGAGCTAGACTGGATATGGAAACGGGGATGGGAACAGTTGTTCTATGTGGCCTGTGACAAGGGTGATGTGGAACGGGCTACGTAGACAATCCTTTAGAAACCCTCTGGTTGGCGATCTATACGCAGGCAactaaagtttatttaatcAATTGCAAATTCAAATTTTATTTGCTCATGTGTAAACTTGATCGTAATTGGACTTGACAGAAAAATCATCGTTAAGGAGCCCCTTTTTAGGTAATTAGCCTATTGTTTTAACCATCAGGTGCCCTGACACAAGTGAGCCAGTTATTAATACTGTAACActtaaaaagagaatattCTCTTTCCATCTCACTCCAACTAAGTGATATTTCTTATCCCTGTGAAAAAAACACCCAAAATAAGGAGCCTGTCGGTCTGGTAAACATCAAATATGAGCATCTTCTCCCCTGTCAAGGTTACCGGCATGCCTGGATATCAGCGCCATTGGCTGATCATGGCCCTCTTCTTTGGTACCTCATCTCTGGTTCAATGGAGCAACTACACCATGTTCAAACAGGATGGCATCACCTTCCTTGAGGGTACTATCTTACTCTGCTCCTTCATTTGCACGTTTCAGCCCATTGTCGGTTCTTGGAATGCCGTCATTGGCCTCTTGGTCATGGCTTTTGGCAATGCAGAAAAGTCCGTATATCCTTACTTCGACGCCAAAGAACCCCTCCCAGAACTCAGGTCCAGAACAGCCCTCGTTATCTTCATGCGCAATGAAGACCCAAGCTCAATATTTGACCGCGTCCTCGAGATGCACAAGAGCTTGTCTCAGATAGGCCGCCTTCAACACTTCAGGTTCGTCTTGCTCAGCGATACGACTCTCCCGGAGGTGATGTGCCTGGAAGACGAAGGCTTCGCGCGCCTCAAAGACCATATCAGCATAGGCACTTATCAAACCCCCTTTTACCGCCGCCGCAGCAAGAACATTGGTTACAAGGGTGGAAATATGTACGACTACGCCGAAAATCACAGCAAAGGCGACGAGTTTTTTGTTCCACTCGACTCGGATAGCGTTATGTCCGGAGACGTGCTGGTTCGTATAGTATCTAGCATGGAGAAGTCCCCTCAAATAGGCATACTCCAGACTGCGTTGACTGGAATGCCAGCAGTGAGTGTTTTTGCACGTCTCATGCAATTCGGCAGCCGCTATTTCCTACCCGTCAACTGCCTCGGTCTTAGCTGGTGGGCCAATGACTGTGCGCTTTTCTGGGGTCATAATGCAATTGTCCGCACCAGGGCTTTCCAGGAGCATTGCAAGCTGCCGGTCCTCCCGGGAAAGCCGCCCCGTGGAGGACACATTATGAGCCACGATATTGTGGAAGCCATGTTCATGCACCGCGCTGGCTACGAATGCCGGCTACTACCGATTACAACTGAGAGTTACGAAGCGTTTCCGCCAACTCTGATTGAAGCCATGAACAGGCATAACCGATGGTCTCAGGGAGACATGCAATATGTTTTCCTGCTCAAGGAGCCAGGACTCAGCCTCATCAATCGCTTCCAGGTGTGTCGGATTCTTGCCAAGTGTCTAAGCCCGATGGCTTGG
Proteins encoded in this window:
- a CDS encoding SRY1-Not a Serine Racemase of Yeast, threo-3-hydroxyaspartate ammonia-lyase activity translates to MPTFQEIAAASVQSRSRIRHHVYQTPLIPAKKVGRDLKANVLFKAENFQLTGSFKVRGAMSKLSAAGQGRLITASSGNHGIGCALASQTLSKDLTVVLPEIVIPAKLNAIKSYGVEVILHGAEAGLSEQHAQQLAASGDYTYVSPYNDPDIIAGQGTIGLELLEQCDHIDNIFISLGGGGLISGIGSVLKANNPSIKVFGVSAVNSKALAESMAAGHVVETEHLPTLAEAVAGGIDENTITLGLANAVVDELIDCSEDDIKEALKELAWSESMIVEGSAALALAGFNKVALKLAGQTSVVLLCGSNYDQSAIAKIISSP
- a CDS encoding related to microbial serine proteinase, encoding MSSARKMSTAIQYYKPHNAEPDHDLVEADTDAASKVGDVSSEDSGSEDEDGDEESERVSVKDMLTQVLREIRDEELDLTDSQKLAAFVTHRGPNLARQTRDRDQPTALHIIAKEDKKLLPNLDEKMEPLIKFLCQQKNYLEIKDRSGCTSLFLAIEQRKKSLVQWMCEAHPDISSIISIVGSRGMNCLHIGIHKRIKFLDLLIEKAKPEVLAAKDDNGNTPLHLAVDYENCKREQLQYVKMMLDKGDRAIFNSTNGDFNKANLSPYRCHKESVRKGRKKLAEEAEKPGKEAESVPNCGMSSSVPSILSPNSSMRHEMRDSVQVDHRTKYGGSITIQPSVPIASPAPSIVPDAGENSKKKTTGESGTNKSKKGKKSGSKSDPVDETIVKGVERLLKLHYLRSRDCTDAMEILYGKNTPSDKELSFDLSGMMHPDETLTQKGLTNLLRNINFEDTLQYVWIPRITVEEPQQSKSRTSMRKQIKPVPDGAGRSDLVHVFNQLRNKGVETVLRVFVQDSDPNSPSHSDEAIEKALQGMGVEVWDWNKTDLCTEVIVNVAPKAREIHLYWSGNNAVLRGWSEPGGLAKLTELGLVKLHIQQGLESSVRTEYNVNEFQDRMKLLCPKVEVELEWPNAHRKRTDKTPARAEEVPEHTTKHEWIQCMTDFRKLVFEAEANYPMAPGTKISEMIEPIQVAIIDDGVDIKDLDYDFTGGRSFCIRSEHRGLLDPYYMSRTGHGTIMAKNIHLMCPHASLFILRLEDTPSEDGTKLNITARSAAKAIRAAIVQGVQIISMSWTIDPPKDDRERQDLENAVIEAANANILMFCSASDKGAHDVPTYPSKAATGKIFTIGAANSSGASVDYVGNTSGLSYTFPGDKVEVDSGPSRKTPPEIVDGSSVATALAAGLAALILYCIQVRVFLAKDSEKQRAREAYRKVKQHDWMVKAFDTIETTKESNHKFLKVWEVFGKCVEQKEQTPPGEWLQLVADVGTRLCVRIY